Proteins co-encoded in one Medicago truncatula cultivar Jemalong A17 chromosome 8, MtrunA17r5.0-ANR, whole genome shotgun sequence genomic window:
- the LOC11406133 gene encoding phloretin 4'-O-glucosyltransferase produces the protein MSHHHHRILLVTYPAQGHINPALQFAKRLISMGAHVTLPITLHLYRRLILLNPSITTISNLSITPFSDGYNDGFIAITNTDADFHQYTSQFNTRGSDFITNLILSAKQESKPFTCLLYTIIIPWAPRVARGFNLRSAKLWIEPATVFDILYYYFHGYSNHINNQNQNQNQTTIELPGLPFTLSPRDIPSFLFTSNPSVLSFVFPYFQQDFHELDVETNPIILVNTFEALEPEALRAVDTHHNLKMIPIGPLIPSDTSFSGDLLQPSNDYIEWLNSKSKSSVVYVSFGSYFVLSERQTEEIASALLNCGFSFLWVMREKEEELKFKDELEKKGKIVKWCSQVEVLSHSSLGCFLTHCGWNSTLESLVSGVPLVAFPQWTDQKTNAKLIEDVWKIGVRVDDKVDEDGIVGGNEIKKCLEEVMGRGEKGEELRKNAMKWKGLAREAGKEGGPAEKNLRKFLDDILENACMDAAKN, from the coding sequence ATgtcccaccaccaccaccgcatCCTTCTGGTAACGTACCCAGCTCAAGGCCACATAAACCCAGCCCTTCAATTTGCCAAGCGACTCATATCAATGGGTGCACATGTCACTCTTCCCATCACCCTCCACCTCTACCGTCGTTTAATCCTCCTCAATCCATCCATAACCACCATCTCCAACCTCTCCATAACCCCCTTCTCCGATGGCTACAACGACGGTTTCATCGCCATCACAAACACCGACGCTGATTTCCATCAATACACCTCACAGTTCAACACCCGTGGCTCCGACTTCATCACCAATCTCATACTCTCTGCCAAACAAGAATCCAAACCTTTCACTTGCTTACTCTACACCATAATCATTCCTTGGGCTCCACGAGTAGCTCGTGGTTTCAACCTCCGCTCAGCTAAACTCTGGATTGAACCCGCCACAGtgtttgatattctctattacTACTTTCATGGTTATAGTAACCATATCaataaccaaaaccaaaaccaaaaccaaactaCCATTGAATTACCAGGATTGCCCTTCACACTATCGCCACGTGACataccttcttttttatttacctCAAATCCTAGTGTGTTGTCTTTTGTTTTTCCATATTTTCAACAAGATTTTCATGAACTCGACGTTGAAACCAATCCGATAATACTCGTAAACACCTTTGAAGCTTTGGAGCCAGAGGCACTCAGGGCCGTTGATACTCATCATAACCTCAAAATGATTCCCATCGGACCATTGATTCCCTCCGATACTTCCTTTAGTGGTGACCTATTGCAACCTTCAAATGATTATATTGAATGGTTGAACTCAAAGTCAAAATCTTCAgttgtttatgtttcttttgGTAGTTACTTTGTTTTGTCTGAGCGACAAACAGAGGAAATTGCAAGTGCGTTGTTGAATTGTGGGTTTTCATTCTTGTGGGtcatgagagaaaaagaagaagagttgAAATTTAAAGATGAGTTGGAAAAGAAGGGGAAGATAGTGAAGTGGTGTTCTCAAGTGGAGGTTCTTTCCCATTCTTCATTGGGTTGTTTTTTGACTCATTGTGGTTGGAACTCGACTTTGGAAAGTTTGGTATCTGGGGTTCCACTAGTGGCATTTCCTCAATGGACTGATCAAAAGACTAATGCAAAACTAATTGAAGATGTGTGGAAGATAGGGGTGAGAGTTGATGATAAAGTGGATGAGGATGGAATTGTAGGAGGgaatgaaattaaaaagtgTTTGGAAGAGGTGATGGGAAGAGGAGAGAAAGGAGAGGAATTGAGAAAGAATGCAATGAAATGGAAGGGGTTGGCTAGAGAGGCAGGGAAGGAAGGTGGTCCTGCAGAAAAGAATCTAAGGAAATTTTTGGATGATATATTGGAGAATGCATGCATGGATGCGGCTAAAAATTGA
- the LOC11406752 gene encoding receptor-like kinase TMK4 produces the protein MHQISFIIIAIIAATFVVADDDGTVMQSLRQSLKPSPNGWSSNTSFCQWSGVKCSSDNRVTSINLSDQKLAGTLPDNLNSLTQLTTLYLQNNALSGPLPSLANLSSLTDVNLGSNNFSSVTPGAFSGLNSLQTLSLGENINLSPWTFPTELTQSSNLNSIDINQAKINGTLPDIFGSFSSLNTLHLAYNNLSGGLPNSLAGSGIQSFWINNNLPGLTGSITVISNMTLLTQVWLHVNKFTGPIPDLSQCNSIKDLQLRDNQLTGVVPDSLVSMSGLQNVTLRNNQLQGPVPVFGKDVKYNSDDISHNNFCNNNASVPCDARVMDLLHIVGGFGYPIQFAKSWTGNDPCKDWLCVICGGGKITKLNFAKQGLQGTISPAFANLTDLTALYLNGNNLTGSIPQNLATLSQLETLDVSNNDLSGEVPKFSPKVKFITDGNVWLGKNHGGGAPGSAPGGSPAGSGKGASMKKVWIIIIIVLIVVGFVVGGAWFSWKCYSRKGLRRFARVGNPENGEGNVKLDLASVSNGYGGASSELQSQSSGDHSDLHGFDGGNGGNATISIHVLRQVTNDFSDDNILGRGGFGIVYKGELPDGTKIAVKRMISVAKGSKGLNEFQAEIGVLTKVRHRHLVALLGYCINGNERLLVYEHMPQGTLTQHLFECREHGYTPLTWKQRLIIALDVGRGVEYLHSLAQQSFIHRDLKPSNILLGDDMRAKVADFGLVKNAPDGNYSVETKLAGTFGYLAPEYAATGRVTTKVDVYAFGVVLMELITGRKALDDSVPDESSHLVTWFRRVLTNKENIPKAIDQTLDPDEETMLSIYKVAELAGHCTTRSPYQRPDIGHAVNVLCPLVQQWEPTTHTDESTCADDNQMSLTQALQRWQANEGTSTFFNGMTSQTQSSSTSKPPVFADSLHSPDCR, from the exons ATGCACCAAATCTCATTCATCATCATCGCGATCATCGCCGCCACCTTCGTGGTGGCCGACGATGACGGCACCGTCATGCAAAGCCTTCGGCAATCCCTTAAACCTTCTCCTAACGGCTGGTCTTCCAATACTTCCTTCTGTCAATGGTCCGGCGTCAAATGCTCATCCGACAACCGCGTCACCAGCATAAACCTCTCCGATCAAAAGCTCGCCGGAACCCTTCCCGATAATCTCAACTCCCTCACTCAACTCACAACTCTCTATCTCCAAAACAACGCTCTCTCCGGTCCTCTTCCTTCTCTCGCCAACCTCTCCTCCCTCACAGACGTTAATCTCGGCAGCAATAACTTCTCCTCCGTAACTCCCGGCGCATTTTCCGGCCTTAATTCACTCCAAACACTCTCCCTCGGAGAAAATATCAACCTCTCTCCGTGGACATTCCCTACCGAGTTGACTCAGTCTTCCAACCTCAACTCAATCGATATCAATCAAGCAAAAATCAACGGAACCTTACCAGACATTTTCGGTAGTTTCTCTAGTCTCAACACCCTTCATCTCGCATACAACAATCTCAGCGGAGGATTACCTAACTCTCTCGCTGGTTCCGGAATTCAGAGTTTTTGGATCAATAACAATTTACCTGGGTTAACCGGTTCAATCACTGTGATTTCCAACATGACATTGTTAACTCAGGTATGGCTTCATGTGAATAAATTCACCGGTCCAATTCCAGATTTATCGCAATGCAATAGTATAAAAGATCTGCAACTTAGGGATAATCAGTTAACTGGTGTGGTTCCTGATTCTCTGGTGAGCATGTCTGGCTTGCAGAATGTTACTCTAAGAAATAATCAGCTTCAGGGACCTGTTCCGGTGTTCGGTAAAGATGTGaaatataattctgatgatatCAGTCATAATAACTTTTGTAATAATAATGCATCTGTACCTTGTGATGCTAGGGTTATGGATTTGCTTCATATTGTTGGTGGGTTTGGGTACCCTATTCAATTCGCGAAGTCATGGACAGGGAATGATCCTTGTAAGGATTGGTTGTGTGTTATATGTGGTGGGGGTAAGATTACCAAGTTGAATTTCGCGAAGCAGGGTTTGCAGGGAACAATTTCCCCTGCTTTTGCCAATTTGACTGATTTGACGGCTTTGTATCTAAATGGGAATAATTTGACTGGTTCTATACCTCAAAATTTAGCTACATTGTCTCAACTTGAGACTCTTGATGTCTCTAACAATGATCTATCAGGCGAGGTTCCCAAATTCTCACCAAAGGTGAAGTTTATAACTGATGGTAATGTTTGGCTTGGTAAAAATCATGGAGGTGGAGCGCCTGGTTCTGCTCCTGGTGGAAGTCCTGCTGGATCGGGAAAAGGTGCTTCGATGAAGAAAGTTTGgattattataataatagtgCTTATTGTTGTGGGTTTTGTTGTTGGGGGGGCATGGTTTTCTTGGAAGTGTTATTCCAGAAAGGGGCTTCGGAGATTTGCTAGGGTTGGTAATCCTGAAAATGGGGAAGGAAATGTCAAACTCGATCTTGCGAGTGTTTCAAATGGATATGGTGGTGCTTCGAGTGAGTTGCAAAGCCAGAGCAGTGGTGATCATAGTGATCTTCACGGTTTTGATGGAGGAAATGGTGGAAATGCTACGATTTCGATTCATGTTCTTCGACAAGTGACAAATGATTTCAGTGACGATAACATTTTGGGAAGGGGAGGATTTGGTATTGTTTATAAAGGGGAGTTACCTGATGGAACTAAAATTGCTGTCAAGAGGATGATATCCGTCGCAAAGGGAAGCAAAGGGTTGAATGAGTTCCAAGCAGAGATTGGTGTTCTTACTAAGGTTAGGCATAGACATTTGGTTGCCCTTTTGGGATACTGCATCAATGGCAATGAGAGGCTTTTGGTGTATGAGCATATGCCTCAAGGGACATTAACGCAGCATCTGTTTGAATGCCGTGAACATGGGTACACTCCTTTGACATGGAAACAAAGGTTGATAATAGCTTTGGATGTTGGACGGGGGGTGGAATACCTGCACAGCTTAGCTCAGCAAAGCTTCATTCATAGAGACTTAAAACCATCAAATATACTATTAGGTGATGACATGAGAGCAAAGGTTGCAGACTTTGGGCTGGTTAAAAACGCACCGGACGGGAATTATTCTGTTGAGACAAAGTTGGCTGGAACATTTGGATATCTTGCACCCGAGTATGCAG CTACTGGAAGAGTGACAACCAAAGTGGATGTTTACGCATTTGGAGTAGTTTTGATGGAACTGATCACAGGTCGAAAGGCATTAGATGATTCTGTGCCCGATGAAAGTTCTCATTTGGTTACGTGGTTCCGTAGGGTACTGACTAACAAGGAAAACATTCCAAAGGCAATTGATCAAACTCTCGACCCGGACGAGGAAACAATGTTGAGCATATATAAAGTGGCTGAGCTGGCTGGCCATTGCACCACTCGTTCACCATACCAAAGGCCTGATATAGGGCATGCAGTGAATGTGTTGTGTCCTCTTGTGCAGCAATGGGAACCTACTACCCACACAGACGAAAGTACTTGTGCGGATGACAATCAGATGAGTCTTACTCAAGCACTACAAAGGTGGCAAGCCAATGAAGGCACTTCAACATTCTTCAATGGCATGACCTCACAAACACAGTCAAGTTCCACATCTAAACCTCCAGTGTTTGCAGATTCCCTTCATTCACCTGATTGCCGGTAG
- the LOC11406751 gene encoding subtilisin-like protease SBT3.9 isoform X2 has translation MMEINSGNKRCARKVQLLVTSALLLLQSFLIIPEIFAEESSSVHIVYMGDKIYHNPETAKKYHHKMLSSLLGSKEDAKNSLLYSYKHGFSGFAARMTKSQAEDIAKFPEVVSVIPNGIHKLHTTRSWDFIGVHHPSSKTVFTESNLGQGTIIGVIDTGIWPESASFNDEAMGKIPSKWKGVCQVGEKFNSTNCNKKIIGARWFLKGITDHTKNLVLGNNDTTEYLSARDAIGHGTHTASTAAGYFVENANYRGLASGLARGGAPLAHLAIYKACWDVPVGHCTDADILKAFDMAIHDGVDVLTVSLGIGIPLFSYADQRDTIAIGSFHATSKGITVVSSAGNSGPISQTVSNTAPWLITVAATTIDRTFPTAITLGNNLTLWSIDNGKHALGFVGLTYSERIARDPSDDLAKDCQSGSLNETMAAGKIVLCFSVSDQQDIVSAALSVKEAGGVGLIYAQRHEDGLNECGILPCIKVDYEAGTELLTYIRRARFPTARLSFPKTVIGKWISPRVASFSSRGPSTLSPTVLKPDIAAPGVDILAAFPPKGSKKSSGFIFLSGTSMSCPHVAGIAALIKSKHPTWSPAAIRSALVTTASQSGTDGGLISEGSTNKAADPFDMGGGHVDPNKAINAGLIYNITTEDYIHFLCSMGHNTASIRKVTKTTTSCNKQKRQALLNLNLPSISIPNLKRDTTVMRTLTNVGNINVVYKAIVKSPYGIKVRVEPQILKFNSENKVLTFNVSFISTQKLHGDYRFGSLTWTDGNHFVRIPIAVRTIQFEY, from the exons ATGATGGAAATTAATTCAGGAAACAAGAGATGTGCTAGAAAGGTTCAATTGCTTGTAACTTCAGCTCTTCTTTTACTGCAAAGCTTTCTGATCATCCCTGAGATATTTGCAGAAGAATCAAGCTCT GTGCATATTGTATACATGGGAGATAAGATATATCATAATCCAGAAACTGCTAAAAAGTATCACCACAAAATGTTATCTTCACTCTTAGGAAG CAAAGAAGATGCAAAGAATTCACTTCTTTATAGCTATAAGCATGGATTTTCAGGGTTTGCTGCTAGAATGACAAAGTCTCAAGCAGAAGATATAGCAA AGTTTCCTGAGGTAGTTTCTGTCATTCCAAATGGCATTCACAAACTTCACACAACTAGAAGTTGGGACTTCATTGGGGTCCATCATCCCTCCTCAAAAACTGTTTTCACTGAAAGCAACTTAGGTCAAGGAACCATCATAGGCGTCATAGACACAG GCATTTGGCCAGAGTCTGCAAGTTTCAATGATGAAGCAATGGGGAAAATTCCATCAAAGTGGAAAGGAGTTTGTCAAGTTGGTGAAAAATTTAACTCCACAAACTGCAACAAGAAGATAATTGGTGCTAGATGGTTCCTAAAAGGAATAACTGATCACACTAAGAACCTCGTCCTTGGAAACAATGACACTACAGAATATCTCTCAGCTAGAGATGCTATTGGCCATGGAACTCACACAGCTTCAACAGCAGCTGGATATTTTGTAGAAAATGCAAATTATAGAGGCCTTGCTTCTGGTTTAGCAAGAGGAGGAGCACCTTTAGCTCACTTGGCTATCTACAAAGCTTGCTGGGACGTTCCTGTTGGACACTGTACTGATGCTGATATCCTCAAAGCATTTGACATGGCTATACACGATGGTGTAGATGTCTTAACTGTTTCTCTTGGCATTGGCATTCCTTTGTTTTCTTATGCTGATCAACGCGACACGATAGCAATTGGTTCTTTCCACGCAACTTCCAAAGGTATCACAGTTGTTTCTTCAGCTGGAAATTCTGGTCCTATTTCTCAAACCGTTTCGAATACAGCACCATGGCTCATTACAGTTGCGGCCACTACAATCGATAGGACTTTTCCAACAGCCATTACACTTGGAAATAACCTCACTTTGTGG TCCATTGACAATGGAAAACATGCTCTTGGATTTGTAGGGCTCACATACTCCGAGCGCATTGCACGTGATCCATCGGATGATTTAGC TAAGGATTGTCAGTCTGGAAGTCTGAATGAAACAATGGCAGCAGGAAAAATTGTTCTATGCTTTTCAGTATCAGATCAACAAGATATTGTTTCTGCAGCACTTTCAGTAAAGGAAGCTGGTGGAGTTGGACTAATATATGCACAGCGTCATGAAGATGGACTCAATGAATGTGGTATACTTCCATGCATTAAGGTAGATTATGAAGCAGGGACAGAACTGTTAACCTATATTAGAAGAGCAAG GTTTCCAACCGCAAGGCTGAGTTTTCCAAAGACTGTTATAGGAAAATGGATATCTCCAAGAGTTGCATCTTTCTCATCTAGAGGACCTAGTACCTTGTCTCCAACTGTGTTAAAG CCTGACATAGCAGCACCTGGTGTGGACATTTTGGCTGCATTTCCACCCAAGGGAAGTAAAAAGAGCAGTGGATTCATATTCTTATCTGGAACTTCAATGTCTTGTCCTCATGTGGCAGGAATAGCAGCACTCATCAAATCCAAACACCCAACTTGGTCACCTGCAGCCATAAGATCAGCTTTGGTAACAACAG CCTCGCAAAGCGGAACTGATGGAGGCCTTATATCAGAAGGCTCTACAAATAAGGCAGCAGACCCGTTTGATATGGGGGGTGGACACGTGGATCCCAACAAAGCAATTAATGCAGGACTCATATACAACATTACCACAGAGGATTATATCCACTTCCTATGTTCCATGGGTCATAATACAGCTTCCATTAGAAAAGTGACCAAAACCACTACAAGttgcaacaaacaaaaaagacaagCACTGTTGAACCTTAACCTTCCTTCCATATCAATTCCAAACCTGAAGAGGGATACAACAGTAATGAGAACATTGACAAACGTTGGAAACATAAATGTAGTCTACAAAGCTATAGTGAAGAGTCCTTATGGTATAAAAGTGAGAGTTGAACCTCAAATTTTGAAGTTCAATTCAGAAAATAAAGTACTTACCTTCAATGTTAGCTTCATTTCAACTCAAAAGTTGCATGGTGATTACAGATTTGGAAGCCTAACATGGACAGATGGCAATCATTTTGTGAGGATACCAATAGCTGTTAGGACCATACAATTTGAATATTAA
- the LOC11406751 gene encoding subtilisin-like protease SBT3.3 isoform X3, whose protein sequence is MMEINSGNKRCARKVQLLVTSALLLLQSFLIIPEIFAEESSSVHIVYMGDKIYHNPETAKKYHHKMLSSLLGSKEDAKNSLLYSYKHGFSGFAARMTKSQAEDIAKFPEVVSVIPNGIHKLHTTRSWDFIGVHHPSSKTVFTESNLGQGTIIGVIDTGIWPESASFNDEAMGKIPSKWKGVCQVGEKFNSTNCNKKIIGARWFLKGITDHTKNLVLGNNDTTEYLSARDAIGHGTHTASTAAGYFVENANYRGLASGLARGGAPLAHLAIYKACWDVPVGHCTDADILKAFDMAIHDGVDVLTVSLGIGIPLFSYADQRDTIAIGSFHATSKGITVVSSAGNSGPISQTVSNTAPWLITVAATTIDRTFPTAITLGNNLTLWGQSIDNGKHALGFVGLTYSERIARDPSDDLAKDCQSGSLNETMAAGKIVLCFSVSDQQDIVSAALSVKEAGGVGLIYAQRHEDGLNECGILPCIKVDYEAGTELLTYIRRARFPTARLSFPKTVIGKWISPRVASFSSRGPSTLSPTVLKPDIAAPGVDILAAFPPKGSKKSSGFIFLSGTSMSCPHVAGIAALIKSKHPTWSPAAIRSALVTTVQPRKAELMEALYQKALQIRQQTRLIWGVDTWIPTKQLMQDSYTTLPQRIISTSYVPWVIIQLPLEK, encoded by the exons ATGATGGAAATTAATTCAGGAAACAAGAGATGTGCTAGAAAGGTTCAATTGCTTGTAACTTCAGCTCTTCTTTTACTGCAAAGCTTTCTGATCATCCCTGAGATATTTGCAGAAGAATCAAGCTCT GTGCATATTGTATACATGGGAGATAAGATATATCATAATCCAGAAACTGCTAAAAAGTATCACCACAAAATGTTATCTTCACTCTTAGGAAG CAAAGAAGATGCAAAGAATTCACTTCTTTATAGCTATAAGCATGGATTTTCAGGGTTTGCTGCTAGAATGACAAAGTCTCAAGCAGAAGATATAGCAA AGTTTCCTGAGGTAGTTTCTGTCATTCCAAATGGCATTCACAAACTTCACACAACTAGAAGTTGGGACTTCATTGGGGTCCATCATCCCTCCTCAAAAACTGTTTTCACTGAAAGCAACTTAGGTCAAGGAACCATCATAGGCGTCATAGACACAG GCATTTGGCCAGAGTCTGCAAGTTTCAATGATGAAGCAATGGGGAAAATTCCATCAAAGTGGAAAGGAGTTTGTCAAGTTGGTGAAAAATTTAACTCCACAAACTGCAACAAGAAGATAATTGGTGCTAGATGGTTCCTAAAAGGAATAACTGATCACACTAAGAACCTCGTCCTTGGAAACAATGACACTACAGAATATCTCTCAGCTAGAGATGCTATTGGCCATGGAACTCACACAGCTTCAACAGCAGCTGGATATTTTGTAGAAAATGCAAATTATAGAGGCCTTGCTTCTGGTTTAGCAAGAGGAGGAGCACCTTTAGCTCACTTGGCTATCTACAAAGCTTGCTGGGACGTTCCTGTTGGACACTGTACTGATGCTGATATCCTCAAAGCATTTGACATGGCTATACACGATGGTGTAGATGTCTTAACTGTTTCTCTTGGCATTGGCATTCCTTTGTTTTCTTATGCTGATCAACGCGACACGATAGCAATTGGTTCTTTCCACGCAACTTCCAAAGGTATCACAGTTGTTTCTTCAGCTGGAAATTCTGGTCCTATTTCTCAAACCGTTTCGAATACAGCACCATGGCTCATTACAGTTGCGGCCACTACAATCGATAGGACTTTTCCAACAGCCATTACACTTGGAAATAACCTCACTTTGTGG GGACAGTCCATTGACAATGGAAAACATGCTCTTGGATTTGTAGGGCTCACATACTCCGAGCGCATTGCACGTGATCCATCGGATGATTTAGC TAAGGATTGTCAGTCTGGAAGTCTGAATGAAACAATGGCAGCAGGAAAAATTGTTCTATGCTTTTCAGTATCAGATCAACAAGATATTGTTTCTGCAGCACTTTCAGTAAAGGAAGCTGGTGGAGTTGGACTAATATATGCACAGCGTCATGAAGATGGACTCAATGAATGTGGTATACTTCCATGCATTAAGGTAGATTATGAAGCAGGGACAGAACTGTTAACCTATATTAGAAGAGCAAG GTTTCCAACCGCAAGGCTGAGTTTTCCAAAGACTGTTATAGGAAAATGGATATCTCCAAGAGTTGCATCTTTCTCATCTAGAGGACCTAGTACCTTGTCTCCAACTGTGTTAAAG CCTGACATAGCAGCACCTGGTGTGGACATTTTGGCTGCATTTCCACCCAAGGGAAGTAAAAAGAGCAGTGGATTCATATTCTTATCTGGAACTTCAATGTCTTGTCCTCATGTGGCAGGAATAGCAGCACTCATCAAATCCAAACACCCAACTTGGTCACCTGCAGCCATAAGATCAGCTTTGGTAACAACAG TGCAGCCTCGCAAAGCGGAACTGATGGAGGCCTTATATCAGAAGGCTCTACAAATAAGGCAGCAGACCCGTTTGATATGGGGGGTGGACACGTGGATCCCAACAAAGCAATTAATGCAGGACTCATATACAACATTACCACAGAGGATTATATCCACTTCCTATGTTCCATGGGTCATAATACAGCTTCCATTAGAAAAGTGA
- the LOC11406751 gene encoding subtilisin-like protease SBT3.9 isoform X1: protein MMEINSGNKRCARKVQLLVTSALLLLQSFLIIPEIFAEESSSVHIVYMGDKIYHNPETAKKYHHKMLSSLLGSKEDAKNSLLYSYKHGFSGFAARMTKSQAEDIAKFPEVVSVIPNGIHKLHTTRSWDFIGVHHPSSKTVFTESNLGQGTIIGVIDTGIWPESASFNDEAMGKIPSKWKGVCQVGEKFNSTNCNKKIIGARWFLKGITDHTKNLVLGNNDTTEYLSARDAIGHGTHTASTAAGYFVENANYRGLASGLARGGAPLAHLAIYKACWDVPVGHCTDADILKAFDMAIHDGVDVLTVSLGIGIPLFSYADQRDTIAIGSFHATSKGITVVSSAGNSGPISQTVSNTAPWLITVAATTIDRTFPTAITLGNNLTLWGQSIDNGKHALGFVGLTYSERIARDPSDDLAKDCQSGSLNETMAAGKIVLCFSVSDQQDIVSAALSVKEAGGVGLIYAQRHEDGLNECGILPCIKVDYEAGTELLTYIRRARFPTARLSFPKTVIGKWISPRVASFSSRGPSTLSPTVLKPDIAAPGVDILAAFPPKGSKKSSGFIFLSGTSMSCPHVAGIAALIKSKHPTWSPAAIRSALVTTASQSGTDGGLISEGSTNKAADPFDMGGGHVDPNKAINAGLIYNITTEDYIHFLCSMGHNTASIRKVTKTTTSCNKQKRQALLNLNLPSISIPNLKRDTTVMRTLTNVGNINVVYKAIVKSPYGIKVRVEPQILKFNSENKVLTFNVSFISTQKLHGDYRFGSLTWTDGNHFVRIPIAVRTIQFEY, encoded by the exons ATGATGGAAATTAATTCAGGAAACAAGAGATGTGCTAGAAAGGTTCAATTGCTTGTAACTTCAGCTCTTCTTTTACTGCAAAGCTTTCTGATCATCCCTGAGATATTTGCAGAAGAATCAAGCTCT GTGCATATTGTATACATGGGAGATAAGATATATCATAATCCAGAAACTGCTAAAAAGTATCACCACAAAATGTTATCTTCACTCTTAGGAAG CAAAGAAGATGCAAAGAATTCACTTCTTTATAGCTATAAGCATGGATTTTCAGGGTTTGCTGCTAGAATGACAAAGTCTCAAGCAGAAGATATAGCAA AGTTTCCTGAGGTAGTTTCTGTCATTCCAAATGGCATTCACAAACTTCACACAACTAGAAGTTGGGACTTCATTGGGGTCCATCATCCCTCCTCAAAAACTGTTTTCACTGAAAGCAACTTAGGTCAAGGAACCATCATAGGCGTCATAGACACAG GCATTTGGCCAGAGTCTGCAAGTTTCAATGATGAAGCAATGGGGAAAATTCCATCAAAGTGGAAAGGAGTTTGTCAAGTTGGTGAAAAATTTAACTCCACAAACTGCAACAAGAAGATAATTGGTGCTAGATGGTTCCTAAAAGGAATAACTGATCACACTAAGAACCTCGTCCTTGGAAACAATGACACTACAGAATATCTCTCAGCTAGAGATGCTATTGGCCATGGAACTCACACAGCTTCAACAGCAGCTGGATATTTTGTAGAAAATGCAAATTATAGAGGCCTTGCTTCTGGTTTAGCAAGAGGAGGAGCACCTTTAGCTCACTTGGCTATCTACAAAGCTTGCTGGGACGTTCCTGTTGGACACTGTACTGATGCTGATATCCTCAAAGCATTTGACATGGCTATACACGATGGTGTAGATGTCTTAACTGTTTCTCTTGGCATTGGCATTCCTTTGTTTTCTTATGCTGATCAACGCGACACGATAGCAATTGGTTCTTTCCACGCAACTTCCAAAGGTATCACAGTTGTTTCTTCAGCTGGAAATTCTGGTCCTATTTCTCAAACCGTTTCGAATACAGCACCATGGCTCATTACAGTTGCGGCCACTACAATCGATAGGACTTTTCCAACAGCCATTACACTTGGAAATAACCTCACTTTGTGG GGACAGTCCATTGACAATGGAAAACATGCTCTTGGATTTGTAGGGCTCACATACTCCGAGCGCATTGCACGTGATCCATCGGATGATTTAGC TAAGGATTGTCAGTCTGGAAGTCTGAATGAAACAATGGCAGCAGGAAAAATTGTTCTATGCTTTTCAGTATCAGATCAACAAGATATTGTTTCTGCAGCACTTTCAGTAAAGGAAGCTGGTGGAGTTGGACTAATATATGCACAGCGTCATGAAGATGGACTCAATGAATGTGGTATACTTCCATGCATTAAGGTAGATTATGAAGCAGGGACAGAACTGTTAACCTATATTAGAAGAGCAAG GTTTCCAACCGCAAGGCTGAGTTTTCCAAAGACTGTTATAGGAAAATGGATATCTCCAAGAGTTGCATCTTTCTCATCTAGAGGACCTAGTACCTTGTCTCCAACTGTGTTAAAG CCTGACATAGCAGCACCTGGTGTGGACATTTTGGCTGCATTTCCACCCAAGGGAAGTAAAAAGAGCAGTGGATTCATATTCTTATCTGGAACTTCAATGTCTTGTCCTCATGTGGCAGGAATAGCAGCACTCATCAAATCCAAACACCCAACTTGGTCACCTGCAGCCATAAGATCAGCTTTGGTAACAACAG CCTCGCAAAGCGGAACTGATGGAGGCCTTATATCAGAAGGCTCTACAAATAAGGCAGCAGACCCGTTTGATATGGGGGGTGGACACGTGGATCCCAACAAAGCAATTAATGCAGGACTCATATACAACATTACCACAGAGGATTATATCCACTTCCTATGTTCCATGGGTCATAATACAGCTTCCATTAGAAAAGTGACCAAAACCACTACAAGttgcaacaaacaaaaaagacaagCACTGTTGAACCTTAACCTTCCTTCCATATCAATTCCAAACCTGAAGAGGGATACAACAGTAATGAGAACATTGACAAACGTTGGAAACATAAATGTAGTCTACAAAGCTATAGTGAAGAGTCCTTATGGTATAAAAGTGAGAGTTGAACCTCAAATTTTGAAGTTCAATTCAGAAAATAAAGTACTTACCTTCAATGTTAGCTTCATTTCAACTCAAAAGTTGCATGGTGATTACAGATTTGGAAGCCTAACATGGACAGATGGCAATCATTTTGTGAGGATACCAATAGCTGTTAGGACCATACAATTTGAATATTAA